A genome region from Deinococcus sp. KNUC1210 includes the following:
- the bshA gene encoding N-acetyl-alpha-D-glucosaminyl L-malate synthase BshA: protein MTAPQSDPFLKIAVLCHSGAGGSGVVATELGLEVAAAGHEVHFVGTSVPFRLGGVGHGLMGRGPYFHQVSSYAYALFDQPFPELSAANALTEVILEHDTTLTHAHYAIPHASAALHARDITGRSRVVTTLHGTDVTLVGADPTFVHSTRHAILRSDTVTAVSDFLAEQTRDVFGVDVPIRVIHNFVDTQRFRRNADPTMRSRFAHPDEALLVHVSNFRPVKRATDVIETFARVASEMPARLLMIGDGPDRLACFELAQKRGVIGRVQFLGSFPDVQSVLGIADLFLLPSNKESFGLAALEAMACEVPVVAARAGGIPEVVIDGVTGFLTEVGDVDAMAHASLQILRDQDVYLSMGHAARKRAVEHFHPSLIVPQYLEAYREVLERA, encoded by the coding sequence ATGACGGCTCCTCAATCTGATCCATTTCTGAAAATCGCCGTCCTGTGTCACTCCGGAGCAGGCGGCTCTGGCGTGGTCGCCACCGAGCTGGGCCTGGAAGTCGCGGCGGCGGGCCACGAGGTCCATTTCGTGGGCACCTCCGTTCCCTTCCGGCTGGGTGGCGTCGGACACGGGCTGATGGGGCGCGGGCCATACTTTCATCAGGTCAGCAGCTACGCCTACGCCCTGTTCGATCAGCCGTTTCCCGAGCTGAGCGCCGCCAACGCCCTGACCGAAGTGATTCTGGAACACGACACCACCCTCACGCACGCGCACTACGCCATTCCGCACGCCAGCGCCGCCCTGCATGCCCGCGACATCACCGGGCGCAGCCGCGTGGTCACGACGCTGCACGGCACCGATGTGACGCTGGTGGGGGCCGATCCGACCTTCGTGCACAGTACCCGCCATGCCATCCTCAGATCCGATACCGTCACGGCTGTTTCCGACTTCCTGGCCGAGCAGACCCGCGACGTATTCGGTGTGGATGTGCCGATCCGGGTGATTCATAACTTTGTCGATACCCAGCGCTTCCGGCGCAACGCCGATCCGACCATGCGCTCACGCTTCGCCCACCCGGACGAGGCGCTGCTGGTGCATGTCAGCAACTTCCGTCCGGTCAAGCGGGCCACCGACGTGATCGAGACGTTTGCGCGGGTGGCCTCGGAAATGCCCGCCCGACTGCTGATGATCGGAGATGGCCCCGACCGGCTCGCCTGCTTCGAACTCGCTCAGAAACGCGGCGTGATCGGGCGGGTGCAGTTTCTGGGATCGTTTCCGGACGTGCAGAGCGTGCTGGGCATCGCCGATCTGTTTTTACTGCCCAGCAACAAGGAGAGCTTCGGACTGGCGGCGCTGGAGGCGATGGCCTGCGAGGTGCCGGTGGTGGCGGCGCGGGCAGGCGGCATTCCAGAAGTGGTGATCGACGGCGTGACCGGCTTCCTGACCGAGGTGGGCGACGTGGACGCGATGGCGCACGCCTCGTTGCAGATCCTGCGCGATCAGGACGTGTACCTGAGCATGGGCCACGCCGCCCGCAAACGCGCCGTCGAACACTTCCACCCTTCACTCATCGTGCCGCAGTACCTGGAGGCCTACCGGGAAGTGCTGGAACGCGCTTAG
- a CDS encoding glycine--tRNA ligase has product MPANSMEELVSLCKRRGFIFQGSEIYGGLQGFYDYGPLGVELKNNIKAAWWRSNVYERDDMEGLDSSIIMHRLVLRHSGHEATFSDPMVDNKKNNKRYRLDHLVKDQKADVIARVAAEMGEDASNFPALVAALNKQAARASEALKTAGVRDPFSGEVGDWTEPKPFNMMFKTTIGPVADEESYGYLRPETAQGIFTNFKNVVDSTSRRLPFGIAQIGKAFRNEITPRNFIFRVRELEQMEIEFFCVPGTDEQWHEHWLERRLSWWEAQGVPRSKIEILDVPKEDLAHYSKRTYDLMYDYPTLGHEEIEGIANRSDYDLGSHTKSQAELGLVAKVEENLDSIAKLTIPHPETNKPVVPFVIEPSAGVDRAMLAVLSEAFTKETLENGNERIVLKLRPHLAPIKVAVIPLARNKSELVELARSIKNDLQKLGLGRILLEDSGNIGKAYRRHDEVGTPFCVTVDFDTIGQSAEGADQSLKNTVTIRDRDTLQQERVQISELSAWIQEKLR; this is encoded by the coding sequence ATGCCCGCAAACTCGATGGAAGAACTTGTATCGCTGTGTAAACGCCGGGGGTTTATTTTCCAGGGATCGGAAATCTACGGCGGCCTTCAGGGGTTCTACGATTACGGCCCGCTGGGTGTGGAACTCAAGAACAACATCAAGGCCGCCTGGTGGCGCAGCAACGTGTACGAGCGCGACGACATGGAAGGTCTGGATTCCAGCATCATCATGCACCGCCTGGTGCTGCGCCACAGCGGTCACGAGGCGACCTTCTCCGATCCGATGGTGGACAACAAGAAGAACAACAAGCGGTACCGACTGGATCATCTGGTCAAGGATCAGAAGGCCGATGTGATCGCCAGGGTCGCCGCCGAGATGGGCGAGGACGCCAGCAACTTTCCGGCGCTGGTGGCAGCGCTGAACAAGCAGGCCGCCAGAGCTTCGGAAGCGCTGAAGACGGCAGGTGTGCGCGATCCCTTCTCCGGCGAGGTCGGCGACTGGACCGAGCCAAAGCCCTTCAACATGATGTTCAAGACCACCATCGGCCCGGTTGCCGACGAGGAGAGCTACGGGTATCTGCGCCCCGAGACTGCCCAGGGCATCTTCACCAATTTCAAGAACGTCGTGGACAGCACCAGCCGCCGCCTGCCCTTCGGCATCGCGCAGATCGGCAAGGCGTTTCGCAACGAGATCACGCCGCGCAACTTCATCTTCCGGGTGCGCGAACTGGAACAGATGGAGATCGAGTTCTTCTGCGTGCCCGGCACCGATGAACAGTGGCACGAACACTGGCTGGAACGCCGCCTGAGCTGGTGGGAAGCCCAGGGCGTGCCGCGCAGCAAGATCGAGATTCTGGACGTGCCGAAAGAGGATCTGGCGCACTACAGCAAGCGCACCTACGACCTGATGTACGACTACCCCACGCTGGGACACGAGGAAATCGAGGGCATCGCCAACCGCAGCGATTACGATCTGGGGTCTCATACCAAGTCGCAGGCCGAACTGGGACTGGTGGCGAAGGTGGAAGAGAACCTGGATTCCATTGCCAAACTCACCATTCCGCACCCCGAGACGAACAAGCCGGTCGTGCCCTTCGTGATCGAGCCGTCGGCAGGTGTGGACAGAGCGATGCTGGCGGTGCTGAGCGAGGCGTTTACCAAGGAAACCCTGGAGAACGGCAACGAGCGCATCGTGCTGAAGCTCCGGCCCCACCTCGCGCCCATCAAGGTGGCGGTCATTCCGCTGGCCCGCAACAAGTCGGAACTGGTCGAACTCGCCCGGAGCATCAAAAACGACCTGCAGAAGCTGGGGCTGGGCCGGATTCTGCTGGAAGACAGCGGCAACATCGGCAAGGCGTACCGCCGTCATGACGAGGTGGGCACCCCGTTCTGTGTCACGGTCGATTTCGACACCATCGGCCAGAGTGCCGAAGGCGCGGACCAGAGCCTGAAGAACACCGTGACCATCCGGGACCGCGACACCCTTCAGCAGGAGCGGGTCCAGATCAGCGAGCTGAGCGCCTGGATTCAGGAGAAGTTGCGATAA
- the uvrA gene encoding excinuclease ABC subunit UvrA: MLQNLIVKGAREHNLKNVTVELPRNKFVVITGVSGSGKSTLAFDTIYAEGQRRYVESLSAYARQFLGLMEKPDVDGIEGLSPAISIDQKTTSHNPRSTVGTVTEIHDYLRLLYARVGTPYCPICGRKIERQSPSEITDKLLSGYDGQRAILLAPVVRGRKGEYRKLFGDLKREGFARVRVDGTIYEMDDAEKLKLEKFEKHDVDVVIDRLNIKDSDRSRIAESVELGLRRGESLLRVLFPDSGAEELYSEKFACPEHGSVLEELEPRSFSFNNPYGACPDCSGLGFKNEFSAELVIDPKLSLAEGAILPWSKKGTGGGVYYWDKIKALAEHMGFDTKTPWQELPKEAQHAILHGPGKPFEVVYRRGGKETMRFETEFEGVLVNLERRYAETESEFMREKMEEMMELCPCPTCGGTRYKPEILAVRVGGLNISQASHMSVLDADVFFAGLEAGTLDHDAIEPYLKTGVGGAQKAHAPHRYEYTLGEFGAQVAAPIGRAVRTRLKFLVDVGLDHLSLDRAANTLSGGEAQRIRLATQVGSGLTGVLYVLDEPSIGLHPKDNHRLIGTLKHLRDLGNTLLVVEHDEDTMMEADHLVDMGPGAGIHGGHVVAQGTPEEVKATGHSLTGKYLRGELKIEVPATRRRGNGKKLSVRGAKENNLQNVDIDIPLGTMTVVTGPSGSGKSTLIHDILHATLARDLNGAKTTPGKADAIVGIDHLDKVIEIDQSPIGRTPRSNPATYTGVFTEVRDLFTRTAESRRRGYQAGRFSFNVKGGRCENCKGDGVMKIEMNFLPDIYVPCEVCKGARYNRETLEVKYNGKSISDVLDMTVEDARNFFENIPTIERKMQLMCDVGLGYMRVGQPSTTLSGGEAQRIKLASELSKRATGKTIYILDEPTTGLHFEDVRKLMEVLERLVEGGNTLLIIEHNLDVMKCADWIIDLGPEGGVRGGTVVATGTPEQVAAHASSHTGAYLAKVPGIAPEEQVQRELVAASSDDKPKKSRKKA, encoded by the coding sequence ATTTTGCAGAATTTGATCGTCAAGGGTGCGCGGGAACACAACCTCAAGAACGTGACTGTGGAGCTGCCGCGCAACAAATTCGTGGTCATCACCGGGGTATCGGGCAGCGGCAAGAGTACGCTGGCCTTCGACACCATCTATGCCGAGGGTCAGCGCCGCTATGTCGAATCGCTGTCGGCGTATGCACGTCAGTTTCTTGGGCTGATGGAGAAGCCGGATGTGGACGGCATCGAAGGTCTCTCTCCCGCTATTTCCATCGACCAGAAGACTACCAGCCACAACCCGCGCAGCACGGTAGGGACCGTGACCGAGATTCACGATTACCTGCGCCTGCTGTACGCCCGTGTGGGCACGCCGTACTGCCCCATCTGCGGGCGCAAAATCGAGCGCCAGAGTCCCAGCGAGATTACCGACAAGCTGCTGAGCGGCTACGACGGACAGCGGGCCATTCTGCTGGCCCCGGTGGTACGCGGGCGCAAGGGTGAATACCGCAAGCTGTTCGGCGACCTGAAACGCGAGGGCTTCGCACGTGTGCGGGTGGACGGCACCATCTACGAGATGGACGACGCCGAGAAACTGAAACTGGAGAAGTTCGAGAAGCACGACGTAGACGTGGTCATTGATCGCCTGAACATCAAGGACAGCGACCGCTCGCGAATTGCCGAGAGTGTCGAACTGGGACTGCGGCGCGGCGAGAGTCTGCTGCGCGTGCTGTTCCCCGACAGCGGCGCAGAAGAGCTGTACAGCGAGAAATTCGCCTGCCCGGAACACGGCAGCGTGCTGGAAGAGCTGGAGCCGCGCAGTTTTTCCTTCAACAATCCGTATGGCGCGTGCCCGGACTGCTCGGGGCTGGGCTTCAAGAACGAGTTCTCGGCAGAACTGGTGATCGACCCGAAACTCTCGCTGGCAGAGGGCGCGATCCTGCCCTGGAGCAAGAAGGGTACCGGCGGCGGCGTGTACTACTGGGACAAGATCAAGGCGCTGGCCGAGCACATGGGCTTCGACACCAAGACGCCCTGGCAGGAGCTTCCGAAAGAGGCGCAGCACGCCATTCTGCACGGCCCCGGCAAACCGTTCGAGGTGGTGTACCGGCGGGGCGGCAAGGAAACCATGCGCTTCGAGACCGAATTCGAGGGCGTGCTGGTGAATCTGGAGCGCCGATACGCCGAGACCGAGTCAGAGTTCATGCGCGAAAAGATGGAAGAGATGATGGAGCTGTGCCCCTGCCCCACCTGCGGCGGCACACGCTACAAACCCGAGATTCTGGCGGTGCGTGTGGGCGGCCTGAATATCTCGCAGGCGTCGCATATGAGCGTGCTCGACGCCGACGTCTTCTTTGCGGGGCTGGAAGCCGGAACGCTGGATCACGACGCCATCGAACCGTACCTGAAGACGGGCGTGGGCGGCGCACAGAAGGCGCACGCACCGCACCGCTACGAGTACACGCTGGGCGAGTTCGGCGCACAGGTGGCGGCTCCCATCGGTCGAGCCGTTCGCACGCGCCTGAAGTTTCTGGTGGATGTGGGCCTGGATCATCTGAGCCTGGACAGAGCGGCCAACACGCTCTCGGGCGGCGAGGCGCAGCGCATCCGTCTGGCGACCCAGGTGGGCAGCGGTCTGACCGGGGTGCTGTACGTGCTGGACGAACCCTCGATCGGGCTGCATCCGAAGGACAACCACCGGTTGATCGGCACCCTGAAGCACCTGCGCGATCTGGGCAACACGCTGCTGGTGGTCGAGCACGACGAAGACACCATGATGGAAGCCGATCATCTGGTGGACATGGGGCCGGGCGCGGGCATCCACGGCGGGCATGTGGTGGCGCAGGGCACGCCGGAAGAGGTGAAGGCCACCGGCCACAGTCTGACCGGAAAATACCTGCGCGGCGAACTGAAGATCGAGGTGCCCGCCACCCGCAGGCGCGGCAACGGCAAGAAGCTGAGCGTGCGCGGAGCGAAAGAAAACAACCTTCAGAACGTGGATATCGACATTCCGCTGGGCACCATGACGGTCGTGACCGGACCGAGCGGCTCGGGCAAGAGCACCCTGATTCACGACATCCTGCATGCCACGCTGGCCCGTGACCTGAACGGAGCCAAGACCACGCCCGGCAAGGCCGACGCCATCGTGGGCATCGACCATCTGGACAAGGTCATCGAGATCGACCAGTCGCCCATCGGACGCACGCCGCGCAGCAATCCTGCCACCTATACCGGCGTGTTCACCGAGGTCCGCGACCTGTTCACCCGCACGGCGGAATCGCGGCGGCGCGGATATCAGGCCGGGCGGTTCAGCTTCAACGTCAAGGGCGGTCGCTGCGAGAACTGCAAGGGCGACGGCGTGATGAAGATCGAGATGAACTTCCTGCCCGACATCTACGTTCCCTGCGAGGTATGTAAGGGAGCACGCTACAACCGCGAGACGCTGGAAGTGAAGTACAACGGCAAGAGCATCTCGGACGTGCTCGATATGACGGTGGAAGACGCCCGGAACTTCTTCGAGAACATCCCGACCATCGAGCGCAAGATGCAGCTGATGTGCGACGTGGGCCTGGGATACATGCGGGTCGGACAGCCGAGCACCACCCTCTCGGGCGGCGAGGCACAGCGCATCAAGCTGGCGTCGGAGCTGAGCAAGCGGGCCACCGGCAAGACCATCTATATTCTCGACGAACCCACCACAGGCCTGCATTTCGAGGATGTCCGGAAGCTGATGGAGGTGCTGGAACGGCTGGTCGAGGGCGGCAACACCCTGCTGATCATCGAGCACAATCTGGACGTGATGAAGTGCGCCGACTGGATCATCGATCTGGGACCGGAAGGCGGCGTGCGCGGCGGCACAGTGGTGGCAACCGGAACGCCCGAACAGGTGGCGGCCCACGCCAGCAGCCACACCGGGGCATATCTGGCGAAGGTGCCGGGCATCGCGCCGGAAGAGCAGGTACAGCGTGAACTGGTGGCCGCCAGCAGCGACGACAAGCCGAAGAAGTCCCGGAAAAAAGCGTGA